gaaagagaagggaAAATCCCTTAATTAAGGGTTGTCCCTTACTCTttaatgaccaaaaaaaaaaaaaaaaaaaataagggactctctccctctctctcttcatCCCACCAATAATGTTGCTCTTATGTCTCCTCCTTTACACTTACGTACGTGCAATAATTCAATGGATTTAACAAACtccaatattaaaaacaaaaaaaaagatgatcttCTCACAGCATTTCCCAgaaataaatcaaattaatatTCTATTTACATCAGTTTAGACCAAAATTAAACCACAAAACTTACAGAAATAAAAAGGGAGaatgattaataaaatcttTTGAACTTCAAGGAGAAGGAGTCCCAGTAGTACTACTTAAACCGATGTCATTGTGTTTTCTTGAAGGACCAGAAGCTGGAACCGGAAACTGACGTGGCAAGAACCCCAAAAACTGTACATTTTTGTGATCTTGTACTTGACGattgtgatgatgatgaggtGGTGAAACTACGTCGGGTTGTTTAGGTGGTGAACTCGTGCTGAACATGTTCGTGGTTGTAGCTCCATTGCAGCAACTCAAAATAACAAGAAGAAGACCTAGACTAAGGATTGTTCTCCTGAGTTGGTTGGTTCTTGATCTGCGGGTTCGAGAAGACATCTGATGAACTAAAGATTGGAGGAGACGATGAGAGAAAacgagagcgagagagagagtgggaaaatatttttgtttgtttgaatgGTTTTTAGGtagaattatttaatatttaaaggcgtttttttgtttgttgatgGGTGATGCAATGAAGGAGGCTGTGAATTGTTGACAGCAAGAAATATGGGCACATCAAGAGAGAGATAGAATGTGACTGAAAGATGTTGATTTGTGGTTCTATTcgtatgttttttatttacttatggTTCAATTCGTATGgttcttttctcttcttattTCGTACGTGTGTTTCTTTTTATGTAAGGAAACTACAGAACCTAATTCCAAACTAAGCATGTTTTCCGTAGTCAAGTAAGAAAGCTTACTAGTCTGAACAGACTATTAGGTTTAGCGTTACTTATAGCTGTCTTTAATTGGGGTTAACTGGTAATTATCACATAGTTCTGAGatttctaattttcttttaacGAGTATTGTCATTGTTGTTTGCTTTTTTATATATGTCAATAAGtaatatattatcatataaGCGAAATGAAAAAGGAATAGGCgacaaagagagaagaaaatgaCATTAGAAATAATTAGTGGTGGGTCAAGGCAAAGCTTTTTCACTTCATATTgtccaaaaaattatattcatttgCTTTAGTCCAATATTGTATGTAAACGATCTCTAACGATTAGTTGAGCTAGCCAACGAGGCATTAGCATAGATACCTCTCTTATGTAGAATTATAGATTGACATTTTACAACCAAATAAGTTTGAGTTAGAACATGACTTGACTGTAACTCACTCAATACAACTACTATACCACAAGACACGGAACAAGCAATATACATTACTATACATTTCTGCCACAAAATATCATCATCAACTGTTTACCTAATGAACATTGTTCCTCAATATAATCTACGCAAAGCCCATAGGTTTTACCAAATAATGCAAACCTAATGAGTTGTATCCTCTTTTGCGGCATAAATATTTAAGTGGAATTGCCTTTATTACCGACAAGATGTTAGAAGAGCAGAAGGAAACTGAAAATAGAAGGCAACAACAGTAGTTATGTCAGAAGaatcaagaaataaaaaaagctTGTCctattcaagtttttttttggtaaaattgtCCTATTCAAGTTTCTAAGCATTACTGTATCAACACTGTCTAATTCTACTATTACAACCCGCAACGTTCACGCGTTTTCTTCAATGCATCGCTCTCATTGAAGTTTTTTCTTTGTTGGTATGTCTACCCTGAGCTCCATGTATGTAACCAATTGAAATTCTATATAATTAGTGTTGTTGACGCAGGTCGGGCCAGAACATTTTAAATCTACCCACATAAACATCCATTTTCTCCTTGGTTCAGTTAAACCAAATCAACGTTTgttatttttagtaatttaaatcaaatttgtaATGGGCTGAACTAAATAGCCCACTAactattttttctttctctccacaCTTTTATGAATTTGTGTTAGCTTCCATGTACAGTAATGTCAACAAGTTGTAAATATTTCAAGTTTGTACCTAAGAGGCTAAGAGCATATGCAATGGTGTACTCCACCTTAGAATCCTTAGgaatattttagtaatatttttttttgttttttatttttttgaatagcTAAGGATTCCAATTAAAACTGTGTCTCCAATGGTGTTTCCAAACATGGAATTCttaggaataaaaaaataaaatttccattACAAGATTCTCTCCTCTTTCAGCTATATTCACGATCTCAGCATCAGTGACTTGCTTGTTCCTCGTTGGTGTCCAATGCAGACTTATCCATCTCATCATCAGAATCAATCACGTtttcaaagttaaaaaaaagggATTCGCCTGCACGTTTAATTGAAACAAATGTCACTATATGCATCCAAACAAGTTGTTCATTACAAGAATGGTGAAGTAACTAACAACTACCTTTGGTCGTGGAGTAACTGCTTCAAAACTTCTAAACTGAGGATCAGTGAAGTCAGGAGCCTGCAGTATAATATAAGCTCCTTTGTTTCTATACCTCTCCTCCGTTGCCTGTATGACACCAACAATCAGCATAACTCATCCTTAGTAACATCATTCTCGCTTTTACCATTGCCATCTTCATCATCCTTACTTTGCTTTGCTTGAAGTTTTTCAAAGACATTATCAAGAGGAGGATCTCCGGGTCTTCGAAACTCTTGTTTCCATATATTAACCTCATAAGCCTCTTTTTGGCTCAGCACAAACTCCCTTAGCTAAATTCAAAATCAATTGCACTTCTCAAGATCTGTGACTAATCCGGTAAATAAAGtttgacaacattttttatcATTACCTCAGTCACTTCCTTCCCATTCTGCATATTGAACATCACCGTGCTTCGATCCACAGCCATGAATCTCAATCCTAACCCACCTGTTATCAAAACTTTCGTCCATCTCATGGCAATCTCCACCACCATATCTTCATGaccaaatttcttttaaaaactcACGACTTTTTCAATCACATGAATGGATTCGTCGTTCTGTTTACCTTAGTACGGTGGACGCCTAACCGGAGCACATGTCGGAGAATTCCGGAGGCGGATCGAACTCCGGCGTCGCTGCTTTACTCCCCCACTGTTTCCATGATTCGTCTTCTTCGTTGTCTTCCACGTCGTCTAAATCGTCGCTGATCTCGATCCGTCGTTTCCATGCTTCGACAGATCCGTACGAGATCAGAAGAAAAACGAGAGGAAAGCTTTTTTCTCGCCTTCGTCGCCTTTCTCGTCAAAAGAAATCAAGAACTGCACAATCGCCTCTTTGTTGCCCagagcaatttttttttattgagtcaagaatgaattgtttttttttcaaacgaAATACAGTACTCTCCCCCCACCCAATGCCAAGCCGCCACGTCTATAAGGATTTGGTCCTTAAAATCCTTATTTACAGACCAATCCTTAGCTAACTAAGtgtgtatattattattatattgctAATAACCTAGGATTAAGAGCTAAGGATTCCTCTTCATCCCCCATTGCGGGTGCTCTAAGAGACACCATCTTAGTGTGATTTAGATAAATTCTACAATTAGTGAATACATTATGATGAACTTTTAAAAGATTATTAACCTTTAAATAGGCCTTTCAAAAACATTGAAatctttatattttgattttcctATAATATTTTCAACCTTTTATGTgagaaataaaacaataaaatatatataaaatcacaaaacataaatttttataattttatatacgaGTTCAATTTTGTATTCATatacaaataacatattataatcaATAAATTTGTTTCCTTGATAATTGTTTTGTATATTAGAAACagaaatatatatgatttaccAGGAAAAGATTTGATCCTTGCAAACTTATCTCTTGCAATGTGTATTAACGACAAGCACAATCTGCAGCCTACCATCAATGTTTGAACTTGTCAAaggtttaaaaataattaaaaaccccGAAAAAAAGGGAAATTACAAAGCAAGAACCCAAATAACACTCCAGGTGATGCGCACATCAGTTTTCAATGCTCACACGCGGTGCACATTAGCCCCAACCAATCAAAACCCATCTCCGGCGAGACTGACTCTTCGTCATGGCCACGTGGAAagcctcttcctcctcctccccaGCATCGTCTCCTTCCCGTCGTTTCATCTCCTATAGGAGAAGAACCAAGGCTTCACCACCGAAACGACCCTCCTCCGAATCTCCACCGAGGAAGATGAGATCAATCGCCGACATAATGGCGAAATCTTCCCCCGTCGTCGAGCAGGAGCAAGACGACAGCTACGGTGACGTCACCTGCGAGAAATGCGACTCCGGAGAAAGAGACGATGAGCTTCTTTTATGCGATAAATGCGATAAAGGGTTTCACATGAAATGTCTCCGACCGATCATGGTTCGTGTCCCTGTCGGACCGTGGGTCTGTGTCGATTGTTCCGACCAACGACCTGTAAGAAGTAGGGatcgatctttttttttttgttaaagtttgTAACTTTCGTATGTTCTTTTATTCAATTTTTGATCTTTTGAATGTTTTAGGATTATCTCAGAAGAAGATTATGCATTTCTTTCGGATCGAAAAGCAAATTGATCAAACGGAGAAATCACAGCTGAGTCAAGGTAAGATGTTTCAGTTGATTAACAGTTTTAATGAGGATGAAAGAGCTGATCTTTATGGCTAATACATAGATGCTTCATTGATTAATGCATTAGTAAGTGTGTGAAATTGAGTAAACTCCAGTTTTAATGGTGTCACTCGTTGTTTTGAAGAAGAGAGTAGAAAGCACCGGAGACGATCTTGCTCCTTGACtgtgaagaagaggaggagaaagCTATTACCTATGGTTCCATCAGAAGATCCTGAACAGAGATTTGCACAAATGGGCACACTTGCGTCTGCTTTAACAGCATTGGGTATCAAATACAGCGACGACTTGACTTATGTTCCAGGAATGGCTCCTCGGTCTGCTAATCGATCCAAGTTCGAGATAGGTGGCATGCAGGTACAAGACAAGACAATCTTTCAGCTCATTTTCAATAACTCTCTCAGTTAAAgttacatattttcatttttttttgtgcaggTGCTTGCGAAAGAAGATTTGGAGACATTGGAGCTATGTAGAGCTATGTATAGACGAGGAGAGTGTCCTCCTCTTGTTGTGGTATTCGATCCACTTGAAGGGTATCTCTAGATTTCATTCGATCAAATCTTCCCTTAATGACAAAGTATAGctataaacattattttttgtatccGTGTAATACAGTTACACAGTTGAAGCAGATGGTCCAATTAAGGACTTAACATTCATAGCTGAATATACAGGGGACGTTGATTACTTAAAGAACCGCGAAAACGACGATTGTGACAGCATCATGACTCTCCTTCTGTCTGAAGATCCATCGAAAACTCTTGTTATCTGTCCTGACAAGTATGGAAACATATCTCGCTTCATCAGTGGCATCAACAATCACAATAGGTAAAACCAAGATTTAGTATCTTTTACAACCTTTGGgaaatcatcatcttcatgacaTCATTGATGGTGGTTGCAGGTTTGGTAAGAAGAAGCAGAACTGTAAATGCGTGAGGTACAGCGTGAATGGCGAGTGTCGGGTTCTTCTAGTGGCTACACGTGATATAGCGAAAGGGGAGAGGCTCTATTATGACTACAATGGTTATGAGCATGAGTATCCTACTCACCTTTTCCTCTGATCTTTTTCACTTCAAACAGTTTCACAAGAGTCTCTGGATCAATTGGTCTTTATTTTGTTGCAAATTTACAGAtcaaaattagaatacttagaTTTAAACCGCATGGCCTTTGAAGAGGTTATGCATTCTTGATTATGAATGTTAGTTATATAGACTAATTATAACTTCTTTCGCAATACTTCTATTCAGtttcaaaatgaaaattttaactatttttcttTGGAGAACTTTgcaaaatgatattttatttattttatacttcATCACTATGAAATTTTCATAATATTGAGATTCATAGATATGGTATTACCTCATAGGATCATAAGGCCAAACCTATGGTGATTGATCTAAAGCAAGTTTAGACAAGCTCACAAACCAATGTACAAAGATGAGATGCATATTCTGTCTTTATACAAAACGGTAATCGAGCAATATTATCCAGCTATAAGTTCTAAGGTTATAGATCCATTTTCTGCTCATAAGGAATGCTCACAATTCTCAGaaccaattataaaattatacagACTGCCCAAACAGGATTGTTACCTAGAAAGATATTTGGTATCACGAACATTTTATTACGTCATCTATCTAGGAGTAAAGTAAATGTATTGAGAAAAATATGGACTGACTACGTGGTAGGCATGAACATTTAGAGTTCCAATCGGGTTTtggttttcgggtttatcaacaTCAGTCCTATTCGGGACCGGTTTGGGTTTTATCGAATTCGGGCCGGAGTTAGTAAATCTCCAAACAACCGGTATAACCCATTGTACTTTCAGGTTCGGGTCTCAATCGGTTCTTCGatttaaaaatacatgatttgtacatattttgtaactaaaacatatcggttcttcggatttaaaatacat
Above is a window of Brassica napus cultivar Da-Ae chromosome A10, Da-Ae, whole genome shotgun sequence DNA encoding:
- the LOC106419235 gene encoding protein IDA-LIKE 3, with the protein product MSSRTRRSRTNQLRRTILSLGLLLVILSCCNGATTTNMFSTSSPPKQPDVVSPPHHHHNRQVQDHKNVQFLGFLPRQFPVPASGPSRKHNDIGLSSTTGTPSP
- the LOC106419068 gene encoding histone-lysine N-methyltransferase ATXR5 isoform X2 — its product is MATWKASSSSSPASSPSRRFISYRRRTKASPPKRPSSESPPRKMRSIADIMAKSSPVVEQEQDDSYGDVTCEKCDSGERDDELLLCDKCDKGFHMKCLRPIMVRVPVGPWVCVDCSDQRPVRRLSQKKIMHFFRIEKQIDQTEKSQLSQESRKHRRRSCSLTVKKRRRKLLPMVPSEDPEQRFAQMGTLASALTALGIKYSDDLTYVPGMAPRSANRSKFEIGGMQVLAKEDLETLELCRAMYRRGECPPLVVVFDPLEGYTVEADGPIKDLTFIAEYTGDVDYLKNRENDDCDSIMTLLLSEDPSKTLVICPDKYGNISRFISGINNHNRFGKKKQNCKCVRYSVNGECRVLLVATRDIAKGERLYYDYNGYEHEYPTHLFL
- the LOC106419068 gene encoding histone-lysine N-methyltransferase ATXR5 isoform X1; this translates as MATWKASSSSSPASSPSRRFISYRRRTKASPPKRPSSESPPRKMRSIADIMAKSSPVVEQEQDDSYGDVTCEKCDSGERDDELLLCDKCDKGFHMKCLRPIMVRVPVGPWVCVDCSDQRPVRRLSQKKIMHFFRIEKQIDQTEKSQLSQEESRKHRRRSCSLTVKKRRRKLLPMVPSEDPEQRFAQMGTLASALTALGIKYSDDLTYVPGMAPRSANRSKFEIGGMQVLAKEDLETLELCRAMYRRGECPPLVVVFDPLEGYTVEADGPIKDLTFIAEYTGDVDYLKNRENDDCDSIMTLLLSEDPSKTLVICPDKYGNISRFISGINNHNRFGKKKQNCKCVRYSVNGECRVLLVATRDIAKGERLYYDYNGYEHEYPTHLFL